Proteins co-encoded in one Medicago truncatula cultivar Jemalong A17 chromosome 8, MtrunA17r5.0-ANR, whole genome shotgun sequence genomic window:
- the LOC11439927 gene encoding gamma-soluble NSF attachment protein, whose product MASSDPQNLISKADNLTTLSFTRWNADWRNATVLYEQAASGFKIAKDYERAKSAYEKASQGQEMLSSPWEAAKNIESAAAMSKELRNWSEVRDLYRRASELYIECGRSQPASDALAKGARALEDSLPEEAIKLYTDACTILEEDGGDQMAFDLYRASASVYIKHDKYTDAASFLLRLGVAADKCNAPNSQTKAYLSAIIVYLYGQDFKQAEKCYNDCSQIDGFLRSDHGRCASKLLGAFKDGDIEEIKRITQSSIISNLDHVIIRLARKLPTGDVNALKADTTKEEEEPLDENDLT is encoded by the exons ATGGCAAGTTCTGATCCCCAAAATTTGATAAGCAAGGCTGATAACTt AACAACGCTTAGTTTCACAAGGTGGAATGCAGATTGGAGAAATGCTACTGTCCTCTACGAGCAAGCcg CAAGTGGATTTAAAATTGCCAAAGACTACGAGAGAGCAAAATCGGCATATGAGAAAGCTTCACAGGGACAAGAGATGCTTTCTTC ACCTTGGGAAGCAGCTAAGAACATAGAATCTGCCGCGGCGATGTCAAAGGAACTGAGAAACTGGAGTGAAGTCAGAGATTTGTATCGAAGAGCGTCTGAATTGTACATTGAATGTGGGAGATCTCAACCTGCATCAGATGCTCTTGCGAAGGGTGCCCG TGCTTTGGAAGATTCCCTGCCTGAAGAAGCTATTAAGCTATACACTGATGCTTGTACAATACTTGAAGAGGATGGAGGAGATCAAATGGCCTTTGATCTGTATCGTGCTTCTGCTAGTGTTTATATAAAACATGACAA GTATACAGATGCTGCATCTTTCCTGCTCAGATTAGGCGTAGCAGCTGACAAGTGTAATGCTCCTAATAGCCAGACCAAG GCATACCTTAGTGCAATTATTGTCTACCTTTATGGTCAAGACTTTAAGCAAGCAGAGAAGTGTTACAATGATTGCTCGCA GATTGATGGTTTTCTTAGAAGTGACCACGGTCGTTGCGCCAGCAAGCTTCTCGGTGCATTCAAGGACGGAGATATTGAAGAGATCAAACGTATCACTCAATCCAGCATTATTTCAAATCTTGATCATGTG ATAATTAGGCTTGCAAGAAAATTGCCTACGGGAGATGTGAATGCATTGAAGGCTGACACTACCAAAGAGGAAGAGGAACCACTAGACGAGAATGATCTTACTTGA
- the LOC11427424 gene encoding lysine-specific demethylase JMJ18: protein MKQLKLDAYYHVKEDNPFRHETNMENTLESSINPQHKKISSRWDPVEACRPIIGETPVFYPTFEEFEDTLGYLAKIRPLAEPYGICKIVPPACWSPPCPLKEKEIWENAKFPTRIQQVDLLQNREPMRKKSRGRKRRRGKQSKMGTCNRRTGNSCSEANATSESDDTFGFQSGPDFTLKEFQQYGNSFKDCYFGLSDAKDGKGSDNNLHERRQPSLEDIEGEYWRIIEKPTDEVEVYYGADLETGALGSGFPKTSSLTESDSDLYAMSGWNLNNFARLPGSALCFEGSDISGVLVPWLYVGMCFSSFCWHVEDHHLYSLNYLHWGDPKVWYGVPGSHASAIEDAMRKHLPDLFEEQPNLLNELVTQFSPSILKSEEVPVYRTVQHSGEFVITFPRAYHCGFSSGFNCAEAVNVAPYDWFMHGQNAAEIYSLQCRKTSLSHDKLLFGSAKEAVHGLSETTLNGKENLKCLNWRNACGKDGVLTNAVKTRIMMEKERLEWLPNHLKMLKMDNDFDSVEERECYYCFYDLHLSAVGCECFPDNYSCLRHFKLFCSCEMDKRFVLVRYTIDELSTLVEALEGEPRAIEAWETRNIGVVSASVEDACMHEQDMERVMCKTENYKEWKISPSCTGTYERLNSNLPSSPHSHISSELVHSEAHHETSRTPYVDLTGDMDNMNDTMLVMDNKVKEDKGSSLYLNIGDISDKPENSLLNIAEIHHNKCVPYAEKVTSAEIRKERDNIELSAGGMSVLENEPSPCPTNVRNSGTLDGYKLFGVNLQMHSDLGQKLNSTFETGVLDTSNTSISLTNQSSPMKKFSISVVLVSLGSVVYRKHWCSKHAIYPKGFKSRVKFFSILDPASICNYVCEVIPGGFLGPFFRVTLEEHPNELFTNTSADKCWESVIDRLTYEINKCKSLGELDMPPLELLHNINGHKMFGFLSPSIIQSIEAQDPSQECVEYWNHKQVNSGSSGKAIDDSKLTCGSSNSSLGDSRTKLFGVDLIKLEEDDIGESYHSFEEMKLILERFLKRGSPDELRAMRQLFSSDAQLTQWRAALKVLIEKIQKDCE, encoded by the exons ATGAAACAGTTGAAATTGGATGCATATTATCACGTCAAAgag GATAATCCTTTTAGGCACGAAACAAACATGGAAAATACACTTGAATCTTCCATCAATCCACAACACAAAAAG ATATCATCCAGATGGGATCCAGTCGAAGCATGTCGGCCTATAATCGGTGAAACACCTGTGTTTTATCCAACGTTTGAG GAGTTTGAAGACACGCTTGGTTACCTAGCTAAGATACGTCCCTTAGCTGAACCGTATGGCATATGTAAAATTGTCCCTCCAGCTTGCTGGTCTCCACCTTGCCCTCTTAAGGAGAAAGAGATATGGGAAAATGCTAAATTTCCGACCCGTATTCAGCAAGTTGATTTGCTTCAGAACCGGGAGCCGATGAGAAAGAAAAGTAGGGGAAGGAAACGAAGACGTGGAAAGCAGTCAAAGATGGGAACATGTAATAGGAGAACTGGAAATTCATGTTCTGAAGCTAATGCTACTTCCGAATCTGATGATACGTTTGGATTCCAATCAGGGCCAGACTTCACACTTAAAGAATTTCAGCAATATGGAAATTCTTTTAAAGATTGCTACTTTGGGTTGAGTGATGCCAAAGATGGTAAAGGTAGCGATAATAATCTCCATGAGAGACGACAACCGTCTTTGGAGGATATTGAAGGTGAATACTGGCGAATAATAGAGAAACCGACCGATGAGGTCGAG GTGTATTATGGAGCTGACTTGGAAACTGGAGCACTTGGAAGTGGTTTTCCTAAGACATCATCCTTAACTGAGAGTGATTCCGATTTGTATGCTATGTCTGGCTGGAATTTGAATAACTTTGCGCGACTTCCAGGTTCTGCATTATGTTTTGAAGGAAGTGACATCTCAGGGGTTTTAGTTCCATGGCTGTATGTTGGAATGTGCTTTTCCTCATTTTGCTGG CATGTTGAAGATCATCACCTCTATTCACTTAATTATCTGCACTGGGGTGACCCAAAAGTATGGTATGGTGTACCTGGGAGTCATGCTTCAGCTATAGAAGATGCAATGAGGAAACATTTGCCTGATTTGTTTGAAGAGCAACCAAATCTACTCAACGAGTTG GTGACTCAGTTCTCTCCTTCAATACTTAAGTCCGAGGAGGTTCCTGTGTATCGCACTGTCCAGCATTCTGGGGAATTTGTTATCACGTTTCCAAGGGCATACCACTGTGGCTTCAGCAGTGGCTTCAATTGTGCAGAGGCTGTGAATGTGGCTCCATATGATTGGTTTATGCATGGTCAGAACGCTGCAGAGATTTACAGTCTACAGTGCCGTAAGACATCCTTGTCCCATGATAAGTTGTTATTTGGATCTGCTAAGGAAGCTGTACATGGCCTTTCAGAGACAACTCTTAATGGAAAAGAAAATCTAAAATGTTTAAATTGGAGAAATGCTTGTGGGAAAGATGGTGTTCTTACCAATGCAGTTAAG ACAAGGATAATGATGGAAAAAGAGAGGCTTGAATGGCTTCCGAATCATTTAAAGATGCTGAAGATGGACAATGACTTCGATTCGGTTGAGGAAAGGGAATGTTACTATTGCTTCTATGACTTGCACCTCTCTGCTGTTGGTTGCGAGTGCTTTCCTGACAACTATTCATGTCTTAGACATTTCAAGTTGTTTTGCTCATGCGAAATGGATAAAAGATTTGTTCTGGTTCGTTATACAATAGATGAGCTAAGTACATTGGTTGAAGCATTAGAAGGAGAACCACGTGCAATAGAAGCGTGGGAAACTAGAAACATTGGAGTTGTTTCTGCTAGTGTTGAGGATGCTTGCATGCACGAACAAGATATGGAGAGAGTCATGTGCAAAACTGAGAATTACAAAGAATGGAAAATATCGCCTTCTTGTACAGGAACTTATGAGAGGTTAAATTCAAATTTACCTAGCAGTCCTCACAGTCACATTTCTTCAGAGTTGGTCCATTCAGAGGCTCATCATGAAACTTCTCGTACACCTTATGTGGATCTGACTGGTGATATGGACAACATGAATGATACTATGTTGGTCATGGACAATAAAGTTAAGGAGGATAAGGGAAGTTCTTTGTATTTGAATATTGGTGATATCTCTGATAAACCTGAAAATTCTTTGCTAAATATAGCCGAAATCCATCACAATAAGTGTGTTCCATATGCGGAAAAAGTTACTAGTGCAGAGATCAGAAAAGAACGAGACAACATAGAACTTAGTGCTGGTGGTATGTCTGTCTTGGAAAATGAACCTTCACCATGTCCAACTAATGTTCGAAATTCCGGTACACTTGATGGTTATAAATTGTTTGGTGTCAATCTGCAAATGCACTCAGATTTAGGACAGAAACTCAATAGTACATTTGAAACGGGAGTTCTAGACACCTCCAATACAAGTATATCTTTGACAAACCAAAGCTCCCCAATGAAAAAGTTTAGTATTTCGGTTGTGCTTGTTAGTTTGGGATCTGTTGTGTATAGAAAACATTGGTGCAGTAAGCATGCAATATATCCAAAAG GATTCAAGAGTCGTGTAAAGTTCTTTAGCATTCTTGATCCAGCAAGCATCTGTAACTATGTTTGTGAAGTCATTCCTGGTGGATTTCTTGGCCCTTTTTTCAGG GTTACTTTGGAAGAACACCCCAACGAGCTTTTCACAAACACCTCAGCAGATAAGTGCTGGGAATCTGTTATTGATAGACTAACCTATGAAATAAATAAGTGCAAGAGTCTCGGTGAACTAGACATGCCTCCCTTGGAGCTACTGCACAACATCAATGGTCATAAAATGTTTGGATTCCTTTCGCCGTCCATTATTCAG TCCATTGAAGCTCAAGATCCCAGTCAAGAATGTGTAGAGTACTGGAATCACAAACAAGTTAATTCTGGATCTTCAGGCAAAGCAATTGATGACTCTAAGTTAACTTGTGGTTCAAGTAATAGCTCTCTAGGTGACTCGAGGACCAAACTTTTTGGTGTCGATTTGATAAAGCTGGAGGAGGATGACATAGGAGAAAGTTATCATTCGTTTGAAGAGATGAAGTTGATTCTAGAAAGATTCCTGAAAAGGGGAAGTCCTGACGAGTTACGAGCAATGCGCCAGTTATTCAGTTCTGATGCACAATTAACTCAGTGGAGAGCTGCGCTGAAAGTGCTGATAGAGAAAATCCAGAAAGATTGTGAATAA